In Acropora palmata chromosome 7, jaAcrPala1.3, whole genome shotgun sequence, one genomic interval encodes:
- the LOC141886605 gene encoding uncharacterized protein LOC141886605 isoform X4: protein MSVMPLFFTLQRRSKVVLHSHCIEGEEVLDIFERVSFKGNVPSDHQEELETTVNEQGKDATKKKDEGSKKKFTKHGGKEDRDKREKTEKEQVQLENDDEEGHCNIHVAIKEKQEKNTVDSTRKRKKEKRTGSQRKKLKATNIDA, encoded by the exons ATGAGTGTAATGCCCCTGTTCTTCACTTTACAGAGGAGAAGTAAAGTGGTATTACACAGCCACTGCATAGAGGGAGAGGAGGTTTTAGATATTTTTGAGAGG GTGTCTTTCAAGGGCAATGTTCCGTCTGACCATCAGGAAGAACTAGAGACTACAGTTAACG AACAAGGCAAAGATGCAACCAAAAAGAAGGAtgaaggaagcaaaaaaaagtttacaaAGCATGGGGGCAAAGAAGACAGGGATAAGAgggaaaaaacagaaaaagaacagGTGCAACTGGagaatgatgatgaagaagGCCACTGCAATATACATGTTGCAATTAAAGAGAAGCAGGAGAAGAACACAGTGGACAGcaccagaaaaagaaaaaaggaaaaaaggacaGGCTCACAAAGGAAAAAGTTAAAAGCGACTAATATCGATGCATAG
- the LOC141886605 gene encoding uncharacterized protein LOC141886605 isoform X3: protein MSVMPLFFTLQRRSKVVLHSHCIEGEEVLDIFERVSFKGNVPSDHQEELETTVNEEQGKDATKKKDEGSKKKFTKHGGKEDRDKREKTEKEQVQLENDDEEGHCNIHVAIKEKQEKNTVDSTRKRKKEKRTGSQRKKLKATNIDA, encoded by the exons ATGAGTGTAATGCCCCTGTTCTTCACTTTACAGAGGAGAAGTAAAGTGGTATTACACAGCCACTGCATAGAGGGAGAGGAGGTTTTAGATATTTTTGAGAGG GTGTCTTTCAAGGGCAATGTTCCGTCTGACCATCAGGAAGAACTAGAGACTACAGTTAACG AAGAACAAGGCAAAGATGCAACCAAAAAGAAGGAtgaaggaagcaaaaaaaagtttacaaAGCATGGGGGCAAAGAAGACAGGGATAAGAgggaaaaaacagaaaaagaacagGTGCAACTGGagaatgatgatgaagaagGCCACTGCAATATACATGTTGCAATTAAAGAGAAGCAGGAGAAGAACACAGTGGACAGcaccagaaaaagaaaaaaggaaaaaaggacaGGCTCACAAAGGAAAAAGTTAAAAGCGACTAATATCGATGCATAG
- the LOC141886605 gene encoding uncharacterized protein LOC141886605 isoform X2, whose product MSVMPLFFTLQRRSKVVLHSHCIEGEEVLDIFERNEDEVKSLLYSQVSFKGNVPSDHQEELETTVNEQGKDATKKKDEGSKKKFTKHGGKEDRDKREKTEKEQVQLENDDEEGHCNIHVAIKEKQEKNTVDSTRKRKKEKRTGSQRKKLKATNIDA is encoded by the exons ATGAGTGTAATGCCCCTGTTCTTCACTTTACAGAGGAGAAGTAAAGTGGTATTACACAGCCACTGCATAGAGGGAGAGGAGGTTTTAGATATTTTTGAGAGG AACGAGGACGAGGTGAAGTCACTTCTTTACTCTCAG GTGTCTTTCAAGGGCAATGTTCCGTCTGACCATCAGGAAGAACTAGAGACTACAGTTAACG AACAAGGCAAAGATGCAACCAAAAAGAAGGAtgaaggaagcaaaaaaaagtttacaaAGCATGGGGGCAAAGAAGACAGGGATAAGAgggaaaaaacagaaaaagaacagGTGCAACTGGagaatgatgatgaagaagGCCACTGCAATATACATGTTGCAATTAAAGAGAAGCAGGAGAAGAACACAGTGGACAGcaccagaaaaagaaaaaaggaaaaaaggacaGGCTCACAAAGGAAAAAGTTAAAAGCGACTAATATCGATGCATAG
- the LOC141886605 gene encoding uncharacterized protein LOC141886605 isoform X1 translates to MSVMPLFFTLQRRSKVVLHSHCIEGEEVLDIFERNEDEVKSLLYSQVSFKGNVPSDHQEELETTVNEEQGKDATKKKDEGSKKKFTKHGGKEDRDKREKTEKEQVQLENDDEEGHCNIHVAIKEKQEKNTVDSTRKRKKEKRTGSQRKKLKATNIDA, encoded by the exons ATGAGTGTAATGCCCCTGTTCTTCACTTTACAGAGGAGAAGTAAAGTGGTATTACACAGCCACTGCATAGAGGGAGAGGAGGTTTTAGATATTTTTGAGAGG AACGAGGACGAGGTGAAGTCACTTCTTTACTCTCAG GTGTCTTTCAAGGGCAATGTTCCGTCTGACCATCAGGAAGAACTAGAGACTACAGTTAACG AAGAACAAGGCAAAGATGCAACCAAAAAGAAGGAtgaaggaagcaaaaaaaagtttacaaAGCATGGGGGCAAAGAAGACAGGGATAAGAgggaaaaaacagaaaaagaacagGTGCAACTGGagaatgatgatgaagaagGCCACTGCAATATACATGTTGCAATTAAAGAGAAGCAGGAGAAGAACACAGTGGACAGcaccagaaaaagaaaaaaggaaaaaaggacaGGCTCACAAAGGAAAAAGTTAAAAGCGACTAATATCGATGCATAG